The Desmodus rotundus isolate HL8 chromosome 3, HLdesRot8A.1, whole genome shotgun sequence genome includes a region encoding these proteins:
- the LOC128780553 gene encoding uncharacterized protein isoform X1, which yields MRILFLQLQGTKFCPQRTEQGTGSPLEPAERNSLADTLILAWRDPYWISDLQNCSVVTDECLKPHFARLHLLSGSRILMTAATKLEDHCAPLDSSFDCRLPPRAPVLYLGKKKDRMKMRSWTNSRRPKSRILSSKKRID from the exons atgaGGATCTTATTTCTACAACTGCAAGGAACGAAGTTCTGCCCACAACGGACTGAACAAGGAACTGGTTCTCCTCTAGAGCCTGCAGAAAGAAACAGCcttgccgacaccttgattttagcctggCGAGACCCTTATTGgatttctgacctacagaact GTTCTGTGGTGACAGACGAGTGCCTGAAACCTCATTTTGCCAGACTTCACCTGCTCAGTGGATCTCGGATATTGATGACGGCTGCAACCAAGCTGGAGGATCACTGTGCCCCTTTGGACTCGTCATTTGACTGTAGACTACCTCCTCGGGCACCAGTCCTGTACCTGG gaaagaagaaagacagaatgaaaatgagaagCTGGACAAATAGTAGAAGACCAAAATCAAGGATTTTGTCAA GCAAGAAGAGAATTGACTAG
- the LOC128780553 gene encoding uncharacterized protein isoform X2, which translates to MRILFLQLQGTKFCPQRTEQGTGSPLEPAERNSLADTLILAWRDPYWISDLQNCSVVTDECLKPHFARLHLLSGSRILMTAATKLEDHCAPLDSSFDCRLPPRAPVLYLGKKKDRMKMRSWTNSRRPKSRILSRLSV; encoded by the exons atgaGGATCTTATTTCTACAACTGCAAGGAACGAAGTTCTGCCCACAACGGACTGAACAAGGAACTGGTTCTCCTCTAGAGCCTGCAGAAAGAAACAGCcttgccgacaccttgattttagcctggCGAGACCCTTATTGgatttctgacctacagaact GTTCTGTGGTGACAGACGAGTGCCTGAAACCTCATTTTGCCAGACTTCACCTGCTCAGTGGATCTCGGATATTGATGACGGCTGCAACCAAGCTGGAGGATCACTGTGCCCCTTTGGACTCGTCATTTGACTGTAGACTACCTCCTCGGGCACCAGTCCTGTACCTGG gaaagaagaaagacagaatgaaaatgagaagCTGGACAAATAGTAGAAGACCAAAATCAAGGATTTTGTCAA GGTTATCTGTGTGA
- the LOC128780553 gene encoding uncharacterized protein isoform X3 has translation MRILFLQLQGTKFCPQRTEQGTGSPLEPAERNSLADTLILAWRDPYWISDLQNCSVVTDECLKPHFARLHLLSGSRILMTAATKLEDHCAPLDSSFDCRLPPRAPVLYLGKKKDRMKMRSWTNSRRPKSRILSMLF, from the exons atgaGGATCTTATTTCTACAACTGCAAGGAACGAAGTTCTGCCCACAACGGACTGAACAAGGAACTGGTTCTCCTCTAGAGCCTGCAGAAAGAAACAGCcttgccgacaccttgattttagcctggCGAGACCCTTATTGgatttctgacctacagaact GTTCTGTGGTGACAGACGAGTGCCTGAAACCTCATTTTGCCAGACTTCACCTGCTCAGTGGATCTCGGATATTGATGACGGCTGCAACCAAGCTGGAGGATCACTGTGCCCCTTTGGACTCGTCATTTGACTGTAGACTACCTCCTCGGGCACCAGTCCTGTACCTGG gaaagaagaaagacagaatgaaaatgagaagCTGGACAAATAGTAGAAGACCAAAATCAAGGATTTTGTCAA